A genomic segment from Dermatobacter hominis encodes:
- a CDS encoding zinc ribbon domain-containing protein, whose translation MGSLDALIDVQTLDTRADQLRHRRDALPQLATLAQEAATRAEVEQRADVARGRLHELRQRQKGLEDEAALVEDKAAEIDRKLYDGSVVAHKELEAFQEDHRQLKARQADIEDQALEVMEAAEPIDAEVSALAAEVAQADERIAALTAEVESARGEIDAEAAVIASEREQAAANVPADVLEAYEATRSRMGGIGAARLVGNRCEGCHLEIPSAELEAVRKAADDAVVTCPECGRILVR comes from the coding sequence GTGGGATCGCTCGACGCGCTGATCGACGTGCAGACGCTCGACACCCGGGCCGACCAGCTCCGGCACCGCCGCGACGCGCTGCCCCAGCTGGCGACCCTCGCCCAGGAGGCGGCGACCCGCGCCGAGGTCGAGCAGCGGGCCGACGTCGCGAGGGGGCGCCTGCACGAGCTGCGCCAGCGCCAGAAGGGCCTCGAGGACGAGGCGGCGCTCGTCGAGGACAAGGCCGCCGAGATCGACCGCAAGCTCTACGACGGCTCCGTCGTCGCCCACAAGGAGCTCGAGGCGTTCCAGGAGGACCACCGGCAGCTCAAGGCGCGCCAGGCCGACATCGAGGACCAGGCGCTCGAGGTCATGGAGGCAGCCGAACCGATCGACGCCGAGGTGTCGGCGCTGGCCGCCGAGGTCGCGCAGGCCGACGAGCGGATCGCCGCGCTGACCGCCGAGGTCGAGTCGGCCCGGGGCGAGATCGACGCCGAGGCCGCCGTCATCGCGTCCGAGCGCGAGCAGGCCGCGGCGAACGTGCCTGCCGACGTCCTCGAGGCGTACGAGGCCACGCGATCGCGCATGGGCGGGATCGGGGCGGCACGCCTCGTCGGGAACCGCTGCGAGGGCTGCCACCTCGAGATCCCGTCGGCCGAGCTCGAGGCGGTGCGCAAGGCCGCCGACGACGCCGTGGTGACCTGCCCGGAGTGCGGGCGGATCCTCGTCCGCTGA
- a CDS encoding histidine phosphatase family protein, translated as MSSLVVVRHGRTAANAAGLLLGRLDVDLDPLGRRQAEALAAAVLASSGPIAAVVSSPLRRTVETAEALGLPVHVDERFIEVDYGEWDGVPLADVAPETWSAWRADPHFRPEAGESLHEVSERVTEACRDWAARATDGSVVIATHVSPLKAAVSWAVGADVSWTCRVDPASITRIDVAGGSPTLRSFNETGHLVGLEPA; from the coding sequence GTGAGCTCTCTCGTCGTCGTCCGCCACGGCCGGACCGCCGCCAACGCCGCCGGGCTGCTGCTCGGTCGGCTCGACGTCGACCTCGACCCCCTCGGGCGCCGCCAGGCCGAGGCCCTGGCCGCCGCGGTGCTGGCGTCGAGCGGACCGATCGCAGCCGTGGTGTCGAGCCCGCTGCGCCGGACCGTCGAGACGGCCGAGGCGCTCGGCCTCCCGGTGCACGTGGACGAGCGGTTCATCGAGGTCGACTACGGGGAGTGGGACGGCGTCCCGCTCGCGGACGTCGCACCAGAGACCTGGTCGGCGTGGCGTGCCGATCCCCACTTCCGGCCCGAGGCGGGGGAGTCGCTCCACGAGGTGTCCGAGCGCGTGACCGAGGCCTGCCGCGACTGGGCGGCGCGCGCCACCGACGGCAGCGTCGTGATCGCGACGCACGTGTCGCCCCTCAAGGCGGCCGTGAGCTGGGCGGTGGGCGCCGACGTGTCGTGGACCTGCCGGGTCGACCCGGCGTCGATCACGAGGATCGACGTCGCCGGCGGTTCGCCGACGCTCCGCTCGTTCAACGAGACCGGTCACCTGGTCGGCCTGGAACCCGCCTGA